From the genome of Ziziphus jujuba cultivar Dongzao chromosome 4, ASM3175591v1:
CAAAGGAAATCATTCATTCAACTATTAATAAAGTTGATAAAATTCAGATTATCCAAACTTGTCAGCTAAAAGAAGAAATAAGAACCATTTCTCTTAGAAGAGAACCATATTATAAGTGCATGTTGGGATTCGAATCAAGAAGTGTTTATCTTAATCATCAAAATAGTGAAAAACAtgcttaaataaaatattctcaATTATACAAAGCGCTCATAATATGGTTGAAGAAAACatgaatatataataacaaactTATTAAAGAATATTTCAAAACCTACATATCCCAAACGGAGAAAGGTAGGCCTCTTTTTCAGTACTCACAAAGTAAACCAATTTACAGGAAGAAATTTTGACTAAGACAATGCCTACTAAAATTACCGAGATGAATACTCTTATAGTACGCAtgattactattttttattttttatttttatacttaatGATGACACATTACATTGTCTGAGGTCCCAAACACAATCATGGAATAACttaaaagaaattatggttAAGAAGAATACTAGCCAATTCTGATAGATGCTCATTGTTGATGCTCATTTTGATGGCTATGATGCAAAGCCTACAGTGAAAAACTGAGAAGATCAAACGGACACTGGAGTAAGAATCAGGCAAAACTTTGAGAAGGGAAAACAGAAACTGCAGCTGTGAGATCAGTAAAACTAGGAGGCATGCTTTTAAAAGagcaaaaaacacaaaagcaaCAATAATCCAGAAGGATGCTGCTGACTCATTCCTGCCCAAGTCCATGAGAGTGAACAGTATCAGCCCTGTTTGGAATATATTGCAAAGTCATAACTGTTTCTTATGTAGAGGTTGTAGCTAACAAATCCATTCATGAGAAGGAAAAACGCACTGTGTCTTGACATTTTCATAATTTGGATCGGCACGGGTGATTCCGCAGTTTTGACATATACGACGATTTGAGCTTAATCCCCCTTGAGTGAAGTGGATCACGTTTCCATCATCGAAGTATATCCCTATCAAtataatttacttatatatactactaaaaaatataaaaaggaaaaaaaagaagtttgtgaAACCACAAAAAGACTGCCAAATATTCAGAggaatgaagaagaaagaaggaagaagaagaagatcaccTTGATGGGCTTCTTTTCTTCATCTCCTTGTGTATATGTGAGACCCAGCAGGCTCCAGTTCATTCCTAGGGATTTTGTTCCAAAGCAGAGTCATGTAAGACAACTGCATATATTAAATTAGGTGCATGGAGTCAATACTGGGCTTTGTCCGTGACGTAGTAATGATTTGTTgagaattaaataatttattgtaaATCCATTTCTTAACTCTTAAACAGATCAGAATAattaaaccaacaaaaaaatataaagaaatgtcTATGTGGGGATAGCCTATCGCAATGTTCACACTTCTTCTCCATGTAGAAGATTTTGGACGTTTTAAATAAGGTctctaatgatatatatatatatatatataaggaatttATAAGAGGAATTGTAAGTGGTAATATTTATGGCTATGATTTGCTTAATATAatactatatattttgtatCCCATCAAGCAATTAGTCGATAACGCCAAAATATCATTGCTAATATTTTTCTACTAATCcactatataatattatatatctgaTGCAACACCTCACAAACTATTAtgtatatgtttaattattacGCATATATAGGAGAGACAAAGAGAGCTAATATTCATTCAAAAGTATggtataaaaaataacaataatattagagttatcaaaatattatcaaatgatATAACGATGATATCTTAATATTTAAtcagtttatttctttaatttacttattaatctaaaagttcatttttttatatttatattatatgaatatatttattaataattttttaatatgtgttatttagtaaatcaatttaataaatattttagtaattgtagtattattaaaaaaacaatatgctTAAACATACCTACTATTATAgtgacatatatatttaattggtcaaatttttttaattgaatatttttttttcttttattgttaaagAAATCCTACAAGCAATCTTGCACAATCATGAATGATAAGCACAAGACTAATGGGGGTAAAAATGAAACCAAAAAAGTCCAAATGAATTAAGAATATGATAAAGCGCTATGATGAGGCTAAAATCAACATGTTGATGTGGCTCTAGGTTGAGCTAAATTAATTTGGACAATTGCTTGATCATGAGCtaacttaaaaacttttttttttttttcaatttctttttatattttactttacaATCCTCTTTTTAAGTAGTAATacaattttggtgcatttatgttGAGAATGCAATCACGTACTCTGATATATTTCAAGTCTTTCCAATTTTGTAGGGAGGGGGAATGACTTATCAATTCTCATCAATTTAGTTTGTTTTTCAGACTGTATCTGCTTTTCtcatttcttcttattgcatGGGATTTCAATGTCCTTTGTTTTCACAAATCTGAGAAAATATCTTATCGTAGACAACTACTGCAAAAATTCTAGAACTTGTCTTTAACATGTAACTAATGTATCAATGATCTTTCATTAATTAAGAACTCAACCAATAACCGTTGTCAATCTTGTAAATCATAAATTTAGCTACGCATTTACTTATCTTAATCCTCACTCAAAACCTCAAAATCTATCTCCTTCCAAAACGAATCAATACAACTATCACAAAAGTTACCAACTCTCCAAAGTGCGGCCAATCTCTCAACAGAAACTTTACAAGCATTCCCACaatatttggcatcataaataaATCGCAAGATGGAGTATATAACATAACACATGGCTGACACAACAATAAAATTACTAGCTGGGAATCCTCGTGGAAAAAGAAGGATTGCATAAATAACAGCAAATGGGGTTGCTATCTGCCCGTTCGTGCCAAGATCAATGACATTCCTTGCCAGCAAGCCagttttgcaatatattgcaaagtcTTCACAGTTGTTGAAAAGTTTGTAGGCACCAAAACCATCATGCTTTCCGAGGAAATGAGCACGGTGCAGGACATCTCCTGTTGGACTGGTAGAGGCAAGGGTACAGGTACCCCCTTGAGTTTTGGCTATAAAGAAAGCAAGATTAACACTAAATTTATACAGATACAATTCCCCTCCATCAAGAAAACTATTTACGCTGCAAGACTCTACACGACATTCCGTTGATtaaccaccaccaccaataGGGTCGTCTCCTCGATTGAGGTGAATCACCTCTCCATCACCCACACATATCCCTGAATATCAAAGTTGACTTGATAAGAAAagcttattatatatacatatatagaaggCCAAATAAGCTAGTCCCATGGATTCTTAAACTCAATAAGCAATAACGATTCAGGGTATAGTCAAGCAAAAACCTTTAACACAGATGAAATGAATTCTCTAGGTGTGTTAtgactgataaaaaaaaataaaaaaaatgaacactCTGTTTGAAACACATGTTTGACACACTCTTTGGAGGAAAGAaacggagaagaagaagatcaccATGACAGGCATAGGTATACCTTCAGTTCCGCCTCCATACGAAGATGTGATCCTTAGGCTTCATTTGCTTCTTTTGTATCTTATTAGAAAGCAGCCTCTGGGTATTAAATGATAATATGTAAACTATTAGATCAATATTTATTAATAGTTTAATtaacttataaataaataacaatgcgAAAAActacattaattaaaatttaaatatatatatatatatactcaatcATATAGAGAGCAAAGCCAGAAAATTACTTTTCCAAATACTGCCCAGTAGAAAAGTATGAAGCATGCTAGAGTCCAGAGCACTGGAAGAGTCTGAGACCACAAACTTAATAGCAAACAAAAAAAGGCAAAAGCACACATTAGTATTCTTAAGAACAGGTCAATTAAGAATTCAATACGGCCCAAACCACCAGAAGCCAATATCTCATCAACCACTGGCAATCTCTCTGCTTCAATTTTGATAACATTAGGACGAGCTCCGATATCAGAAACCAATCTAGAAACATAGTAAACGCTGAGACATCTAGCTGCCAGACCAGTTAAAGTAGCAGGGGCAAGTTGCAGTAGGGAAAGAAAGACAGCAGTAGTAACAGCCAAGAAAAATGCTGTTTGCCAACTTCTGCTGAAAACAATGCTGTCTACTACTAGCAATCCTGTTTTGCAATACATTGCAAAGTCTTCATCGTTGTTTATGAAGTGGTAATAGTCACTGGAGGCGCCATAGTTGAGAAGGAAGGCCGTACAGTCCTGAACAACTTGAGGTGGATCGGCAGAGGCAAGGGTGGAAGTATGTTCCCGGAATTTGGTGAGGAAGAGAGCTGGATTGACACCATATTCAAAGAGATCAACATCTCCACAAGAAAGAAAATCTTCTATGGATGAAAAGACCACACCATGACAATCAAAGTGGATCACCTTctcatcaaaaatatatatccttGGGGTCTCATACAAGCAGGCAAATAATATCCCATGAATAGTGTTTATACGCTATACACACAGATTCCAAATTCCAATcatatgaagaaaataaaatttaaaaaaaaaaaaaaaaaaaaaaaaaaaaaaaaagaccactATAGTATCTTTAGAAGAAGAAATGGGACAAGTGCCAAAAAATCACCATGATAAGATTTTGTATTGCCTCCCTTCCATGTGTAGATGTGATCTCCAGGCTCCAGTTTCCTCCAGAGTTTGTTTGAAAGTACCCTCTGAATCTTCATCCATAGCTCTCCTCTCATCTTATACTTTGGGAATTCTCCCTACTCAGCTCTTCAAAATTTGTGTTTTGGAGAATGGATATAGTTGAATTCAACCACAGATAACATACCAAACTACCAATACTGAACAACTAAAATTGATTTGGCGAAGGCAAATGAATTGCAAAGTCACTTTCTTCAAAGCCAGCTTAAGGGTTAGGTGTAACTAGGTGAATGGGATCATATAGTTCCTAGGATTATGTGAAGAAAAATGGGCAGCGCATGTGGTCAATACTGGTTTTGGAGTTGGACTATAATGCAGAAAAGGATTGGCCAACGGAAGTTTTTTAAGTCCATTTCTCTATTCTTAAACAAATAGCTATGGCAACAAATAACCTAACCAATTATCAATCCTATTAGTCAACAAGGGCaggatatatatattagtagtaATTAAGCGTGTTCTGCTAATCCACTTGCGatacaatattatttgatgggaGACCTCCCTGAAActaataaatatacaatttcttatgaaatttatcatgcatatgtgtatatatacaaacagGAGAGGGAGAGGAAGAGACGTAATATTCATCCCAGATAATGggctataaaaataattttgacacCTAATGTGACAGCAAAGTTATTCTGTTTAAAATTGTGATGACTGTTGTTTCAGCAAAGGAAGCCCTGGAATGGATATTATATAAGACAGTAACTGATGGTTTTTGGTAGAGCAAAAGCAAATGGAAAAGAGACAAAGCTAGCTTCACTAAATTCACGTTGGACTCTGTTCTTAGCATACAAAAGTTTCATTTTGGAACTCTTCACGGATATACTTTTGGCCCCACCTTTGGTTTCATATCAGACATATACAAAAAGTAAATTGCTAAACAATCATCATTTGTCTAGCCTGCATAGAAAAGAATAATAAGCACTGGGGTAATAGTGGTGTTTAGTTTCAAtagtctttttctttatttaatttttatattttatatatttcttgacACCATAGATCAAGCTAACCTAACtagctctctttctctatccctttacatataatttgtaaaCCTGAATGATGACTTCTATTGCTAAGCCCTGtttattttgtgtaattttgGAATAAGATGATTCATGCAGACATCAtatcaaaatcaattttccGAAGTCAAAACATTTGTGCTCTCTCTCAAGAAGCTTGTATGGCCTACTCTATTGCCCAACTAGTTCATTATACGAATAAGGTGAATTGTTTTTCGATTACCTGAAACCAAATCTTAAAGCTATATAATCATGTATCAGTGGTAAAAATCTTAAACAAAATCTTAGGCTAACAACAGTTATTTTGGGGCTACTTCCTCATGGTTGGGTTGAGCTAGTTATGCTTAGTTCAGATGAATTAGTTACTTGATGTGCACTTGTgctcttatatataaataattctgAACCATGAATAACCTATAAGCTACACTGACCATGCTTCTAAAGTCTAAAATTGAGGAATATCCTATATTACTATGTAAAATTAAGATCAAATACAAATGGAACTATGTTAATTAGACAAAGACTAAAGATAATGGAATTGCCACATAAATGATGAATACTTGATTAGTTGTGAAAGAATGATTATTTGGTATATGTAGAATCTGGATTCCTAGGAATAACTACACTGTGCAGGATGTTATCCATGGACAAAGCAAGATGGACAAAGTGGAGGAATGGTAAAGCGAAGTTTCTATGTACCACCATCAGGTTAGCCATGCTCTATTCTACAAAGTAACAGATGGGTTCAAAAGCAGTATGTTCAATCTTATTTGATGTTGGAAGCAGCACTAACAGAAAAAGAGGAGGGAAAGTTGAGCATGATGGAATGAATTTTTTGgagcaaaatgaatgaaaaaacacaaaatttcaattaaaaagtCCAAGTGGAAGGAGCTAAGACTCACATGACTGAGAAACTTGGTAAAATATTGCTTTCAATAGGACAAAAAGACAGAAAAGAATACATGTCGAGGAACTCAGATAATTTCACATAAGACATATATGATATAACATAATTGAGATAaagcttaataaaaaaattgaatttaggCTCTACTTCCAAGCACTCAGATTCAACCACCTTCATGCAATCAAACTCGAACCAACTGTAAAGCTTATTATGTATGAGCACTACTTTTTTCCCCTAAAGAAATCTTCTCTGTAGTTCTATCCAATTCCAACCAAAATAAGATTTCTAAATTCCTAAATTCATTCAAACAAAGGTTCCAAGAATCTCATCCCTTTTGTCCATAGTGTTCTTTGTAACAAGTTCGTCCTCTTAGAATTTTTTGTTTCCAGAGAACTTGGGTATTTTCTTATCAAACTTTGCAGGCTCTCTCGATCCTCATATTAAATTGTTGGAAGAAAAAAGTGCATTTTCATTGCTACCTACCAAATCCAAATTTCAGTttattacccccaaaaaaataaaaataaaaataaaaaataaaaaaaataaaaaagatttcagTTTCCTTCTTGGAGCTTGCTTGTATAATTGTTTAGCTATTAttcaaatgtctcaaatcagATACCCAAAatagactttttttttgtttttttctattgtttttcaGGCAACAACGTTCAGAAATCACTACCATTTAACATTAAGagatcaaaaaaaaatatatatatatatatatatattccattgcAAGAACTAAAACGCAgtatcaaattaataaataaaaaatgaaggaagAGAAAACGGACCAGATCTTTGAAGATGACAAAGGCGATGATAATGAAGAGAACGCAGAGGATCTCAAATTCGGCCGCTCTGACGAATCCGAAAACCTTGTTGACGCCTCTAGTGATTGCTGACTCGTTCTTGCTCCTGCTCCCAGCTCGCCTCGCCATTGCCATCCGCtgatttcttgtttctttctctTTACGAATTCGGTTTATAGCTTCACCGCCAATCTTATAACACCgttggaaaaaagaaataacgtGGTCGCTTCCGAACGCAGCCTTAAAgttttgtcccttttttttttttttttaacaaataaataaatgaaataaccttttttttaaatatattttgagtgTTAAGAGTAAAATTtacctatttttatttaaaaaaatatttaaaattttgttgtcaTGTCTCGAAAGTGTTTCTTCCTAcctttattttatatctaaattttttaatgatacc
Proteins encoded in this window:
- the LOC112489204 gene encoding protein LEAD-SENSITIVE 1-like isoform X1 — its product is MRINTIHGILFACLYETPRIYIFDEKVIHFDCHGVVFSSIEDFLSCGDVDLFEYGVNPALFLTKFREHTSTLASADPPQVVQDCTAFLLNYGASSDYYHFINNDEDFAMYCKTGLLVVDSIVFSRSWQTAFFLAVTTAVFLSLLQLAPATLTGLAARCLSVYYVSRLVSDIGARPNVIKIEAERLPVVDEILASGGLGRIEFLIDLFLRILMCAFAFFCLLLSLWSQTLPVLWTLACFILFYWAVFGKRLLSNKIQKKQMKPKDHIFVWRRN
- the LOC112489204 gene encoding uncharacterized protein LOC112489204 isoform X2, with translation MRGELWMKIQRVLSNKLWRKLEPGDHIYTWKGGNTKSYHALFLTKFREHTSTLASADPPQVVQDCTAFLLNYGASSDYYHFINNDEDFAMYCKTGLLVVDSIVFSRSWQTAFFLAVTTAVFLSLLQLAPATLTGLAARCLSVYYVSRLVSDIGARPNVIKIEAERLPVVDEILASGGLGRIEFLIDLFLRILMCAFAFFCLLLSLWSQTLPVLWTLACFILFYWAVFGKRLLSNKIQKKQMKPKDHIFVWRRN